DNA from Scheffersomyces stipitis CBS 6054 chromosome 1, whole genome shotgun sequence:
CTGCCAAGTTTGTAGTCAATTGTGCTATAGttgacttcaagttttcattttcttccCTCAAATTGTGATCGTGATGAACTAAAGAAGCACCAGCAACACCTACAGCTGCTACACCAGCACCGGTAGCTACAGCACCAGCAGCCAAACCAGAATCTACTCCAGCACTAGTACTTGAACCACCTATATCTCTAGAATGGCTATGCTCATCTTTATGTGTATGTTCATCTTCATGTTCGCCGTTTTGCTTGTGCTCAAGGTCTTCTGCGtcactttcttcatcactgGACCAAGTGAGATTGGCCTTGGTAGGAACTAAGGTTTTCGACTGAATCCCAATTGAATGGTTGTTGGCATCAGTGGCAGTGGAGGCCATGGATGTGTCAATGAGATCTGACTCATTGACCGATTTTGGTGTTTCGTGTTCATGTGAAGTATGATCCCTTGATCTGTCGGAAACAGAATTGGTCGTACCCAAATGTGACGAAGAGACACTCTGTTGATGGCGGTGGTTATTTTCCTTTTGATGTTGGTGTTGGCTTTGGTGTAggttttggttttgatACTGGTTCTGGGTTTGCAGCAGAGGCGCAAGTTGTTCTACGTGtaaatttcttctttcgatCTCAAACAGGATGTCCAGAACCAAGTCCTTGAATCTGGTCTGAGGCAAGGAAGCAAGCTTCTGACGAGCCTGGTTTCTCTTGGGGTGGAACTGTGACTTAGGCAACAAGTAGTCTGGTTCGCCTCGAGACTCATCGATACGTCTGCGGAGCTCATCGTACACGTCGGTGCTGAGTTCTTTGAACTGCGCCAGCGAGAGCTTTAGCAACTTTTCTCTAGCACGAGCAGCACGTGTAGATTGTTTGGCGGCTCTGTTAGACGACGAGTCGTCTGAGATGTCTAGAAACTGCTTCAACACCTTGTAGTGGTGAATCAAGTCCTTTTCAGCCATTGGGGACGAATTGTGGTGGAATAAACAAGACCAATTGGCACGATCAATGCCtgaaaaacaagaaatagaGCCTCCAAAAAAAGACTGGAGAAAAAAGACTGGCTGAAAAAAAGTGACTGGCTTTTACGAGCTTTATGGGAGCGATTGGACGAGTACGCGACGCTGAACTCGCAATTTCAACAGATGGAGATAATATACAACAGCCCAGTACCGTCAATTGGTTGGTAGGCAGTGTTGATAACTGGAGAAAAAGAACGGCACTGAAATTGTTGCCAGGACTTGGATGTAAACTTCCAGAGCCAGTGAGTGCCTGAATGAAATTGATCCAGCGGTCGTGTGCCACGCAAACAAAACACAACAAGAAATAAAATTTGCATGAAGACGCGTAGGGGTGGCTTTTGGATTTGGCCAGTTTGCAGGTTGTCTTCACGTGTTTCCCTCGGTTTACATCAGGGCCCTGAAATAGACGGGGTGCTACGGCACTCGGAAAGTTCATTGTTCTGGGGCAAAGTTCATTTAGCAATAATGTGGGTATAATAACAATTAGTTACGATGTTAATGGCGTATagacaaagaaattgagctgaacaatgaagatgaaaagatTTGCCTAAATAGTGTAGGTGATTTGCAGCCGTTGGACACTGAGAATGTAGAAAAAGGTGGACAAAAAAGCAAGAGCCGGTGGTCAGTAGGAGATTGACCCTGGGCGTCTACCGTCAGCAGACCCCAATGCTGTTAGCGGTGGTTCTTGTGTAGTAGTATCTACTTGCCACAATTGCTCTTAGTGAGTATTAATGGTACGATCTCGTAGCCAGAGTTTACTTCCACTGGATCCCCCTGGACCCTTTTTGTCTGATTTCtcttttcgcagccattaCTTGGCCCTTTGCCAATCTTCACCCGTTGAATATCTTTCGGTAGAGCACAGATTCCTCGGAATGGGACTTCTTGTCGGATTACATCTTGGTTGCAGTTACAGTTTTATTGAACCCCGAACACGCTTTTGGCTGATCCACTTGCAACTTGGTCGCGACGTATGTAGTGAGCAGCCTCGTTTTCTCTATATGGCTGGCCATAATCGTTTCACAGTACTATTAGGGCTACCACTAGCTCCAAGACAGGGTCTACTGATGTACATCCTCAACTCCAATGCAGTATTGCAGCCTTACTCCCGTTCTCTGGCTCCTTTACAGTAATTTAGTTGCCTTGTGAATCAGAAGCTGAATCCGTACCTCTTGAATATGCTCGATTTCTGTGTTGGTAACAAAAACCCTTTCTGTATCTATCCTGCTTGAACACACAGGCTTTATGGATTTCAATTGTATGGTTCCTACATTCATTCCTTGTAAAAGTATATTTCAGTGGTAAATCACTCTATGTACAGTGTAGTGGTGTTACTGTAAGGCCAGATAATAGCTCTAACATCGCAACACCTTTGGTTGGAAACACTGTGAACAGTGTTCCGTGCAATATGTAATGACTAGCCCAATCGGATAACTTGAGCATCCTATGAGGATTAAGGATACAATAAGATATATAGCTGTAGGAGAAGCATAAGTTTAACGTGCTTTTGTCTTTTCGAAATAGCAATCCTTTTCTtactctctttctttcattCTAATTCTGCTGAGCCTTTTCAACTACAGAACTAGTGATGTCTTCGATGGAAGGACTGGCTCCCAATAACTTTTCGGAGATGAACTGTTCGGCGACCTTCTTTCCGTGCACAAACGTCACGGCTCCGACCAAGGCATACATCATCTGAGCCGACACCTTCATTTCCCCACTTGTTTCGAATCCGACTCCATAATTATAAGACTTCCAGAACATAGTCAGATTCAAGTTGTTCGTCCTGGCAAAGATTCCAAGAGACAATCTTCCTGCTAACTCTTTGGCAATTGGTGTGCCCAAGACGTCCAAGTTCTTGCCGTTAATTGCCAATTCGTTTTGCGAAGGCTTCTCGACAACAAACTTGGCGaagtacaagttcaagatcttggatCCCATGGCactcaatttttcattgtaTGGTTTTATGCCGTTTCCAAACGACTTGTGGGTCAACACCTGGAGAGCCAAGTCATCGTCTATGGAGTATTTTTCTGTCAAGAAGTCTTTGATATGCTTCAAGTTGGTCTCGGACTGCTCGTATTTGGCACCTCCTTGGGTTACAAACACTTCCTGGGGATCTCTCTTGAGTCCAGCTACTCTTGGTCCCTTATGTAAGTAAATGTTTCTGACCGAAAGCTTGCAAACGCTGCTAGAAAGCATGGAACGATTTGCAGCCATGTTCACAACTGCTGCTGGTCGTATGCTCATGTTTAACTACTTCTTGTAGGTTTCGTACtcgttgaaattgaaaagttaATTCAAGACTGAATCTATACGGTTGTGTCTGTTAAAACTTTTCACTGCTTAAGTAACCGCTTATGTCAGCCTAAGTGCGACTCTGTAGGGAGCTGGAAAATCAGCTTGAGCGGCCAGACCAAAAGCATGTATTCCTTATATACACACTCTATTAAGTACCAGAGATTACGAATCGGTTACAGTTCAGAGCTTAAGTATGTACAAGAGACGTTTCTACGAATGCTTCATGCCATAAGTGTCAAGGTGAAAAGTCCACAGCAAGAAAAGTAAGCAATTGTGGATTTTAATGCTAGTTGTACTCTCTATTTCTCTAATGTAGAGTGAGAAAATACAAGCTAGGCGAGGAAAAAGATTAGTAAGTGCTTACATAACGCATCTCTTCAGCTAACTGAAAAATGTTTATATGGAGTAGAGCATCGAATCAAGATCAGTATACTTCTTCTAGAGACACCATAAACACatagttcttcttcattctcagTGATGGATATCTTCCGCATCCTTTCCCGTGGAGCTTCACTCAAGAAAAGCAAAGACGTCACAACAGACTATGCGCTCCCTTCAGCtaagcagcagcagtatGAACAGCATAAGGAAGATACCTTACAACACCAAGTagacaaagaaattgacttcttccacaCGAAAAAACACAACTCGAGTAAGAGCTTTGACTCAACAGATTCAAAACACacaaaggaagaaaagaaagaaaagaaagaagatgaagaagctcCACCTTTAGAGATCCAAACTGTAGAAGACTCCATAAAGCTCAGGAAAGCCAACCATTCTAAAGTCACAGGTGAAGACATTCCGCTCCCTATTGGCTCATTCCAAGATATGATTGGACGATTCCGTCTCGACAGCAAGCTCTTGTCGAATTTGCTCGAAGCAGAATTTGTAGAACCTACAGCCATCCAATGTGAATCGCTTCCCATCTCATTATCTGGCAGAGACTTGATCGCATGTGCCCCTACTGGTTCCGGTAAAACCCTTGCATTTTTAATCCCACTTATCCAGAGCTTACTTGTCAGCTCCAAGGGGCGTCCCAAAAATTATGGTATCACAGGATTGGTGATATCTCCTACAAATGAATTGGCTATTCAGATCTTTCAGGAATTGCAGATTTTGACCAGAGgaaagaaattgaatgtAGCCATCTTGTCAAAACAGTTGGCTAACAAGCTCAACAATGATATCGTCAAGGCATCTAAATACGACATCATTGTATCTACACCATTGAGACTCATTGATATAGTCAAAAATGAGAAAGTTGATTTGTCCAAAGTAGAGCAACTTGTTATTGATGAAGCAGATAAGTTGTTCGACCAAGGATTTGTAGAACAAACTGATGATATCTTATCCCATTGCACATACACCAAAATAAGAAAGTCAATGTTTTCAGCCACAATTCCTTCtggagtagaagaaatggcCCACTCCATCATGAGAGATCCTATCAGAGTCATCATTGGACGTAAAGAAGCTGCCAGTAACACAATTGACCAAAAGTTGGTATTCACCGGTAGTGAAGAAGGGAAGTTGCTCGCTATCAGACAAATGATTCAGGAGGGAGAATTTAAGCCCCccatcatcatcttcttgcaATCGATCCACAGAGCAAAGGCATTGTTCCATGAGTTATTGTATGATAAGTTGAACGTAGACGTGATCCATGCTGAAAGAACACCAAagcaaagagaagaagtaaTTAAACGGTTCAAGAATGGAGACATCTGGGTGTTGATTACTACTGATGTACTTGCCAGAGGTGTAGATTTCAAGGGAGTGAATATGGTCATCAACTACGACGTTCCACAGACTGCACAAGCTTATGTGCATAGAATTGGTAGAACGGGTAGAGGTGGTAAAGCAGGTAGGGCTGTGACATTTTTCACCAAGGAAGATGACCAGGCTGTCAAGCCCATAATCAATGTCATGAAGCAATCAGGCTGTGAAGCAGGTTTCAGTGGATGGATGGAGAATATGACAAAGATGTCTAAGaacgaaaagaagaaagtgaagcACAAGGAAATTGACAGAAAGGACATCAGTACAGTTCCCAAATTGGTGAAACATAAGAGAAAACAGAGAGAACAGATGATAGAGGCttcgaagaagagaaaacaagaagagacaAGAAATGCATTACAATAGTACCATAGACAATTTACATAGTATACGATTAATAATACAAAAGAATTTCTATAACTCAATGAAGTGTGTATTGCACTTGGAAATAAATATAGAATCGGAAATACTTCTAAGATGAATATGAACGAAGAACAGATGGCCCCATCAAACCTCTAGTCGGAATATACAAGGCATGAAAGAAATCTATAACAATAAAATTTCTTTAGGTTGGTTTAGTTTGGTTTATTGATTTGTGGTGTATgtgtttgattttgtttaCTATCGTTGTGTAATGTTTGTCCGGCATTTGATTAGCAAATGTCTAAAACAATACTAGGAGATGTAGATGATTATGAATATGGCACTGATGGTCGTAGCTTTTGATGTTTAGCTCTTTACGGAAacatcaactacaacaCGAGACTTATTCCTATCAATTTAGTGGTGACCACCAACAGCTGGGTAGCCAAAAACGTTTCTTCTGCCGATTATTTCACCAACAGAGAAGAAAGCCAACAACTGGGTACCGTAAACAGCAGCCTTGACAGCGCATTGCTTGCCTGGTCTGAATTTGGCAGCAGATTCAAGGAAAGCCTTTTGCTGAGCTGGAGATTGCACAAACTTGAAGGCGTTTTGGTAGAAAGTCTGAAATTGTTGTGTGGATGGTGGAGCCAAACCTTCGTTCTTGGAAACTACCTTGCCGATTTCAGCAGTAACCTTACCCCAGTAAAGAGCCCCGCTAGCGAGCTGGTTGGTCTTGTTTATGGCGCAATTAACGAAGGAGGTAGCTTTGGTGACGATAGCAGACATGGCGAAGTTGCGGACGGAATAGGTGGATGTGTGAAAAGCTACAATGAATATCAAAAACCTCTTGATAAatgaaaagtgaaaaattctggaaGGAAGTGTCTCAGCCAATAAAACGAGCCTAAACGTAGACTGCCGAATCGGGCAGTGTGTGTGTGTGAACAGCGCGCACAAAATTTCACACTCTCAATTTGCTCTCCTTCTTGTCTCTCTCATAATCTGTGCGCATCTTGTTGCAATTATccttttcgcagccaaatgGATTAATATGGCCATTTTGCAACTCCTCTCGTTTATTACTTAACGTGCGTCAAAAATAGTAGAATTTTCCTCCAGCGACTGAAATTCGTTCCTCGGTGACcaaccaacttcttctaattCTGTCTCCGTGTTCTTTCTATCCGGTGTTTCAATTTGGCCTCTGTTCATTCTGACAAATATTAGTAATTTCGCAAGTCTGACAACGCTACATGTTCCAATCCCCTGAACACGGGGACTTCACAAGCCAATTCACAAGCCAAACCCCGTTTCCAAGAGACTTTCTCTTGTGGTTACTCAACTCTGGCCTAAACACCATTAGTCAGCCGGGCTCATAACCAAATCTAACAAGGTATTTGTCAGCCGGGCTCATAACCTGCTGAcaatgggtgcaaaatggAGTTGACTAACGCAAGCTGAATTAGAGTACCAACTCAACATTCATTCCCCTTGTGAAATAGCAGTTGTATCAAGCCAAAACATATAAATATGTCTTCACTTTTCGAGAAAAGTAAGAGTCTTTCTACGTAATCAGTATCCCTACTAAACCAACATAAATAACAATATGTCCTTGTCTGCTCCACAAATCAACACTAATCTCGTCATCAAGCACAAGAAAGTCgaactttcttctggtgcaAATGTCTTCTATCTCGAAGCAGGAGACTCTTCCAAGCCTAACCTCTTACTCTTGCACGGTCTCCCATCGTCCTCCAGACAGTACAAGGATCTCATCATTCTTTTGGCACCTTACTTCCATATTGTAGCTCCTGATCTTCCAGGATACGGTCAAACCACTGTTGCTGATGATTTCGTCTTTTCGTTTGCTGGTTTTGCTGACACTATcgacttgttcttggatACCATCAACTTTGATAATTTTGCCCTCTATATCTTTGACTACGGTGCCCCTACCGGGCTTAGAATTGCTATTAGAAAGACAAAGACAATTAAGGCTATCATTACTCAAAATGGTAATGCCTATTTGGAAGGTATCCAGCTGGATTTCTGGACTAATTTCAAGAAGGCATGGAGTATTTTAGATACTAAACACAAGACTGAAGAACAGGAAAAGCAATTTAAAGAGCTCCTAATTAGTTTCAAACAATTCTTGTCCACCACTCCTGGCTACACTTTCCAGTATGAAGATGGAGAACCAGATTCTACCTTGGTAGACCCAGAAGCTGGTCTTGTTGATTTTTATTTATTAACTAACTTGCCCAACTCTGTTGATCATCAAGTGGAGATTTTGCTTGATTACAGAACAAACTTGGACTTGTACCCTGAATTCCAaaagttcttcaaagaaactCAAATCCCAATTCTTGCAGTCTGGGGTAAGAACGATCAGATCTTTACTGTTGAGGGAGCCCATGCCTACAAGAAAGATTCCAAGAATGTCAAAGtcgttgaaattgatgCTGGGCACTTCGCTGTTTCTTCCCATACGGTCGCTATTGCACAGAATATTTTGGACTTCTTCGCTGAGTACAACTTATTGGGTTAGTATATCATCAACAAAGTATTCAGACTATTTCGTTTATTACATTATATATTTCATTATGCCAACACATGCTTGTCTCTATGCTCTTTCTTACTTGGATACTACTTTATGCCTTCTTAATCATGATATCTAGTTATATTATAAATGATTACATTATTACAATTGAACACCAAATCTGTCTGGCCAAACTACAGGGGCAGCCAAACTCCATCCGTATAAAACAAAACATACCCACGAACTAATAATCTTGACCCAACTGGCAAAGTATGTTCTGCCAACAGGTACAAAGTCACCGACTTCGTCTTGCTTCACGTTGATAGTCAACAACGTAGCGACATACTGGGTAgccaaaaagaagataatgtGGAACAAT
Protein-coding regions in this window:
- a CDS encoding mitochondrial 54S ribosomal protein YmL15; its protein translation is MLSSSVCKLSVRNIYLHKGPRVAGLKRDPQEVFVTQGGAKYEQSETNLKHIKDFLTEKYSIDDDLALQVLTHKSFGNGIKPYNEKLSAMGSKILNLYFAKFVVEKPSQNELAINGKNLDVLGTPIAKELAGRLSLGIFARTNNLNSTMFWKSYNYGVGFETSGEMKVSAQMMYALVGAVTFVHGKKVAEQFISEKLLGASPSIEDITSSVVEKAQQN
- a CDS encoding predicted protein codes for the protein MDIFRILSRGASLKKSKDVTTDYALPSAKQQQYEQHKEDTLQHQVDKEIDFFHTKKHNSSKSFDSTDSKHTKEEKKEKKEDEEAPPLEIQTVEDSIKLRKANHSKVTGEDIPLPIGSFQDMIGRFRLDSKLLSNLLEAEFVEPTAIQCESLPISLSGRDLIACAPTGSGKTLAFLIPLIQSLLVSSKGRPKNYGITGLVISPTNELAIQIFQELQILTRGKKLNVAILSKQLANKLNNDIVKASKYDIIVSTPLRLIDIVKNEKVDLSKVEQLVIDEADKLFDQGFVEQTDDILSHCTYTKIRKSMFSATIPSGVEEMAHSIMRDPIRVIIGRKEAASNTIDQKLVFTGSEEGKLLAIRQMIQEGEFKPPIIIFLQSIHRAKALFHELLYDKLNVDVIHAERTPKQREEVIKRFKNGDIWVLITTDVLARGVDFKGVNMVINYDVPQTAQAYVHRIGRTGRGGKAGRAVTFFTKEDDQAVKPIINVMKQSGCEAGFSGWMENMTKMSKNEKKKVKHKEIDRKDISTVPKLVKHKRKQREQMIEASKKRKQEETRNALQ
- the ATP20 gene encoding Protein associated with mitochondrial ATP Synthase essential for dimeric state of ATP synthase gives rise to the protein MSAIVTKATSFVNCAINKTNQLASGALYWGKVTAEIGKVVSKNEGLAPPSTQQFQTFYQNAFKFVQSPAQQKAFLESAAKFRPGKQCAVKAAVYGTQLLAFFSVGEIIGRRNVFGYPAVGGHH
- a CDS encoding predicted protein — protein: MSLSAPQINTNLVIKHKKVELSSGANVFYLEAGDSSKPNLLLLHGLPSSSRQYKDLIILLAPYFHIVAPDLPGYGQTTVADDFVFSFAGFADTIDLFLDTINFDNFALYIFDYGAPTGLRIAIRKTKTIKAIITQNGNAYLEGIQSDFWTNFKKAWSILDTKHKTEEQEKQFKELLISFKQFLSTTPGYTFQYEDGEPDSTLVDPEAGLVDFYLLTNLPNSVDHQVEILLDYRTNLDLYPEFQKFFKETQIPILAVWGKNDQIFTVEGAHAYKKDSKNVKVVEIDAGHFAVSSHTVAIAQNILDFFAEYNLLG